The Triticum dicoccoides isolate Atlit2015 ecotype Zavitan chromosome 6A, WEW_v2.0, whole genome shotgun sequence genome has a window encoding:
- the LOC119317298 gene encoding uncharacterized protein LOC119317298 gives MRSCSSSHLSLAAAVVLLLVLTAAMEAEGIRLDAETRASVGSSSSNPVHNKPSDSLVKGSTTSSVSESETTRSAVAVKEAAGHGLPEFHEDYYVRTAHSSRHH, from the exons ATGAGGAGTTGCAGTTCCAGCCACTTGTCACTGGCTGCAGCCGTGGTCTTGCTTCTGGTACTGACGGCGGCCATGGAGGCTGAAGGCATCCGTCTAGACGCCGAGACCCGGGCTTCAGTCGGCAGTAGCAGCAGCAACCCAGTGCACAAT AAACCAAGCGATAGTTTGGTCAAGGGTTCTACTACAAGCTCGGTAAGCGAGAGCGAGACGACGAGAAGCGCCGTTGCTGTGAAAGAGGCAGCGGGGCATGGGTTGCCGGAGTTCCATGAAGACTACTACGTTCGAACTGCTCACAGTTCTAGGCACCACTGA